The stretch of DNA AGCCAGTCGGTCGAGCCGAGCCGGTAGTCCATGACGGGACCGGCTGCGTTGCCGGTCCTCCCCCACAGCCACAGCACCGGCGCCCCGTCCAGCAGCACAATGTCGCTGGCATCGTAAAGGCGTCGAAACCCGTCATCGGACAGTGTGAGTGTGACGCTGTGCAGGTTGTGTCCCAGCACTGTCCGGGTGGTGCCGTCCTCGATGAAGCGGCTGAGCTCCTCAACCAGCTCGGGAACCCGCAGCGGCGTGGCCTGGACGTCCAGGACAGGGATCTGCTGGCGGTCCAGCGCCATCAAGGCTGCTGTTCCCTGGCCGGTGCGGTGGCATCAGCGCCTGCCGAATCACCGTTTGCAGCATCGTTGCCCGGGTTTTCCGCGTCTGCCGGCTCTGCACCCGTATCCGGCTCTGCCGGGTCCTCCTCGGCCATTGGAATCTCGCCGAGGCCCAGGACGCCCGGAACGTGTTCGCGGAGCTGGTCGAGGCTGACCGCGCCGTTGCGGACAACGCGGAGCCGGGGGCCGGTGGCATCAACAATGGTGGACGGAACAGCGTCGGCGCCTTCGGCCGGGCGGAAGCCGCCTTCCAGGTAGACCTCTACCGAATCCGCCAGTTGCTCGCGCGCCGCGGCGGCCGTCTGCGCCGGTGCGTGTCCGGTCCGGTTCGCGGAGGATACGGCCAGGGGCCCGGTGAGGGTCAGCAGCTCCTGCGCAATTTCATCGGCCGGCATCCGCAGCGCCACAGTCCCCTTGGTCTCGCCAAGGTCCCAGTCCAATGAAGGCTGGGCGTGGAAGATGAGCGTGAGGCCACCGGGCCAGAAGGCCTCCGCCAGCTTCCGTGCCTCTGCGGAAATGTCCGTGGCCAGCCCGTCCAGGGCGTTGATGCGGGGAATCAGCACGGGCGGCGGCATGGTGCGGCTGCGTCCCTTGGACACCAGGAGCATGGTGACGGCCTGCGGCGAGAACGCGTCGGCGGCTATTCCATACACGGTGTCCGTGGGCAGGACCACGCATTTCTTCTCGCTGATGGCCCTCTGGGCGTGTTCAAGGGCTTCGGCGCGCTGGCCGTCGGTGCTGCAGTCGTAGGTTGTGGTCACAGGCCTATTCTTTCATTCCGTGTGGCCGGGTCCGGCAAGGAAGGCGCTGGTGGCGCGCTCCTTGCCGTTGAGGTCCACGTGCGTGCTGATACCGGTCCAGGCGCCCTGCCTGCCAAGCATGGCAGCGATCCAGCCGGCCTGGACCTCGGCGTGTTCCATCACGAAGTAGCCCCCGGGCCGCAGGAGGCGCGCAGCGGAGGCCGCGGCCGCCGTCGGGAGCTCCATACCGTCCGCTCCCCCGCCGTACAGCGCCTCAGGCGGGTCGTGCAGTGCCACTTCCGGTTCGTTGGGGATGGCTTCGGCCGGGATGTAGGGCGGGTTGGAAATAACGACGTCGAAGGTTCCGTTCAGCTCCGGAAGTGCCGTCCGCAGGTCCCCCAGGACGAGGCGGACGCCGAGGGGTTCGAGGTTCCGGGCCGCCCACGCGTGGGCCAGCGGACTGAATTCGACGGCGTGGACTTCGGCGCCGGGGACTTCATGGGCGATGGAGCCGGCGATGGCGCCGGACCCTGTACCGAGGTCCACGATCCGCGGGGCATCCTTACCCGCCACATGGTCGATCACGAGCTGCACCACGGATTCAGTCTCGGGGCGGGGAATAAAGACACCGGGCCCTACCGCCAGTTCCAGGTACCTGAAGTGGGCCACCCCGGTGATGTGCTGGAGCGGGACCCGGCCGGCCCGCTCCGCGACAAGCTCGTCATACCCCTCGGGAGCCGGCGTGTCACCCAGCATCAGGGCGCGGAGCCGGCCCAGGCCGACCTGGAGCAGGTGGTCGGCGAGGAGTTCCGCGTCCACGCGGGGGCTGGGCACACCGGCCTCGCGGAGGACAGCGGTTGCCGCACTGACGGCGTCAGCGAGGGACTGGCCTGCACTCATGGTCGAGGACTAGTCGCCGATGGCGTCCAGGCGTGCCTGTTCGTCCATCTCGATGGCAGACTGGATGACCGGTTCCAGGTCCCCGTTCATGACCTGGTCCAGGTTGTACGCCTTGTAGCCGGTACGGTGGTCCGCGATCCGGTTCTCCGGGTAGTTGTACGTGCGGATCCGCTCGGAACGGTCCATGGTGCGGATCTGGGATTTCCGCTGTTCGGAGTTGGCGGCGTCAATCTGCTCCTGCTGGTGGGCAAGGATGCGTGCACGCAGCACTCGCATGCCGGCTTCACGGTTCTGCAGCTGCGACTTTTCGTTCTGCATTGCCACAACGATGCCGGTGGGAAGGTGCGTAATGCGGACTGCGGAGTCCGTGGTGTTCACCGACTGGCCACCCGGGCCGGAGGAACGGTACACGTCGATCTTGAGGTCGTTCTGGTTGATTTCGAGCTCTTCGGGCTCGTCCACTTCGGGGAGGACCAGGACGCCCGCGGCAGACGTGTGGATACGGCCCTGGGACTCGGTGACGGGGACGCGCTGGACACGGTGGACGCCGCCTTCGAACTTGAGCCGCGCGTACACGCCCTCGGCGGGGTCGTTGGAGCTGCCCTTGACGGCCACCTGGACGTCCTTGTAGCCGCCCAGGTCCGACTCGGTGGCGGAGATGATTTCGGTCTTCCAGCCGCGCGATTCCGCGTACCGGGTGTACATGCGGAGGAGGTCGCCGGCAAACAGCGCGGCTTCGTCGCCGCCTTCGCCGCCCTTGACCTCAAGGATCACGTTGCGTGCGTCGTCCGGATCGCGCGGGATCAGCAGGCGCCGAAGCTTGGCCGCGGCAGTCTCCAGGGATGCCTCCAGCTCGGGAACTTCCGCAGCGAACTCGGGATCTTCTGCAGCCATTTCCCGGGCAGCAGAAAGATCGTCCCGCAGCCCCTCCCAGCGGTGGTAAGCCTCCACAATGCCATTGAGCTGAGCCGACCGCCGCCCCAGCTTCCGGGCAAGCCGCTGGTCAGCATAAACAGCAGGATCCCCCAGCTGCGCCTGAATGGAGTCATGCTCATCAAGCAGGCCCTGTACGGACTCAAACATTTATAAACCTCTTTCGACTTGTACAAGTCTAATGACGCGTACAGCGGCAGGTGACGTGCGACCGCCGTCGCATATTTTGCCAGCCAGGGAGTGGCATCGGGCCTGTCGGAGCGTTGCAGCTGACGTACGCAGTACGTCAGCTGCAACGCGAAGGGGCGGGGCCGGCAAAATATGCGACGGCCCCACCCCTGTTATGCAGCTACTTGTCGTTATCCGACTTCGCACCAAGCGTCGTCTTCTGTACCTGCATGAGGAACTCGACGTTGCTCCCGGTTTCCCGGATCTTGTTGGTCAGCAGCTCAAGGCTCTGCTGCGTTTCGAGTCCGGAGAGGACGCGGCGCAGCTTCCACATGATCTTGACTTCCTCCGGCGAGAGCAGGTTCTCTTCGCGGCGGGTGCCGGACGCGTTGACGTCAACGGCGGGGAAGATGCGCTTGTCTGCCAACTGGCGGGACAGGCGCAGTTCCATGTTGCCGGTGCCCTTGAACTCTTCGAAGATGACTTCGTCCATCTTGGAGCCGGTCTCGACGAGGGCGGTGGCCAGGATGGTGAGCGAGCCGCCGTTTTCGATGTTGCGGGCTGCACCGAAGAAGCGTTTCGGCGGGTACAGCGCGGCGGAGTCGACACCACCGGACAGGATACGGCCGGAGGCCGGTGCTGCCAGGTTGTAGGCACGGCCCAGGCGGGTCATGGAGTCCAGGAGGACCACCACGTCCATGCCCATTTCCACGAGGCGCTTGGCGCGTTCGATGGAGAGTTCGGCCACGGTGGTGTGGTCATCTGCAGGACGGTCGAAGGTGGAGGCAATGACCTCGCCCTTGACGGTGCGCTGCATGTCCGTGACTTCTTCGGGGCGTTCGTCAACCAGCACCATCATGAGGTGGACCTCAGGGTTGTTGGTGGTGATCGCGTTGGCGATGGACTGCAGGATGAGCGTCTTGCCGGCCTTGGGCGGGGAGACGATCAGGCCACGCTGGCCCTTGCCGATGGGAGCCACGAGGTCGATGACCCGGGGGCCGATCTTCTTGGGGTCCGTCTCGAGGCGCAGGCGCTCGGAGGGGTACAGCGGGACGAGCTTCGCGAATTCAACGCGGTCCTTGAGCTCTTCGGCCGTCTTGCCGTTGACGGACGTGACGCGGACCAGGGCGTTGAACTTCTGGCGGGTGGACTGCTGGTTGCGGTCTTCGCCGTCGCGCGGTGCACGGATGGCGCCGACGACGGCGTCACCCTTGCGCAGGTTGTACTTCTTGACCTGTGCCAGCGAAACGTAAACGTCGTTGGGGCCGGGCAGGTAGCCGGAGGTGCGGATGAACGCGTAGTTCTCCAGGACGTCCAGGATGCCGGCGACGGGCAGGAGGACGTCGTCCTCGGTGACCTCGACGTCGTCTACGTCCGGGCCCTGGTTGCGTCCGCGGCGGCGGTCGTTGCGGTCGCGGAAGCGGTCGTTGCGGGAGCTGTTATCCCGGTCCTGGCCACCGGAGCGGTCGTTGCGGTCGTTGCGGTCGCGCCGGTTGCGGCGGTTCCGGCGGCTGTTGCCGTCGGTGTCATCGCCGTCGCGGTTATCGCGGTTGTCACGGCTGTTGTCGCGCTGGCCTGCGTCGCGGCTGTTGTCGCGCTGGCCGGCGTCGGCATCGCGGTTGTCGCGGCCACCACGGCTGCGGTCGCGGCGGTCGTTGCGCTGGCCGGCGTCCACGGTTTCGGTGGACTCGGAGCGCTGCTCGGCGGCCTTCTGCTCCGTGTTGCCCTGCTCGGCGGCCTTGGGTTCGCCGGCCGGCTGTTCCGCAGGAGTTTCGGCGGACGCCTCCTGGGCGGCGGCTTCGCCGCGGCGGCGGTTGCGGGTACGGGGCTGGCGGCGCTCGGGAGCGGCTTCGGCTGCCTCCGCAGCCGGAGCGGCCGGTGCTGCAGCAGTTTCTGCCACGGGCGCTGCGTCAACTGCGGGAGCGGTTTCGGCAGCGGGGGTTACAACAACGCCATCGCTGCCGGCACGGCGGCTGCGGCCGCGGCGTGCGCGGGTCCCTTCAGCGGCCGGTGCTTCGGCAGCCTCAGGTGCGGCCGCCGGAGCGGAAACAACGGGCGCGGCAGCAGGAGCGGAAGCCTTTTCTGCCCTGGCCGGTGCTTTGGTGGTGGGAGTACCGGCCCGGTGGGCGGAGATGGCAGCCACAAGGTCCCCCTTGCGCATGCGGGAACCGCCCGAGATTCCCAGCTGGCTGGCCAAGGCCTGCAGCTGGGCGAGCTTCAGGCCTGCAAGGCCGCTGCTCTTGGCGGGTGCTGCCGGTGACTCGGCAACAGAAGATGATAGTTCCACAGCTGGTGACAGCTCAGTGGTTTCGGTCACGAAGGATCCTTCCCCCTCGACGGCGTCCGGACTAAGAGCTGGACGCGATGATTTGATCTGGGCTGCAGTTCAGATCTGCAGCCGCATTGTGCGGCCTTGCCGGTTGGATTTCGGCCAGCAGGGCCGGTACTGATTCACCTTCCGTAACGCCCGTGGCGGAACGGAGGACTGACGCGTGGGGGGCAGTTGGATGCTGCAAATTCCTGCGACAGACCAAGCAGGTGGCACCGGAATAGATTCGCAGTAGGAGATCAGGAGCCACTGAGTGCAGAAGCAGATCAGATAGGCGGAATTACCGCCGGTGCACGTCCACCTTAGCACCTTCCACGTCCACTGCGAGCTTCAGTACACGCCAGTTCACTTCCGGCGTGTTGGAGCCCGTGAACGCGTCGATGAAGGCCAGGATGTCTGCTGCTTCCGGCTCGCCGTTGGCCAGTACCAGCACGGTGGGACCGGCGCCGGAAACCACTGCCGCATGGCCGGCCCGCCGCAGTGCCGTTATCAGGGCCGCACTGGGCCGCATGGCCGACGCCCGGTAGCTCTGGTGCAGGTAGTCCTCCGTGCCTGCCAGCAGGAATCCGGGATCCCGGGTCAGGGCGTGGATCAGGAGCGCGGCCCGGCCGGAGTTCATGGCAGCCGCGTGGTGTCCAACCGAAGCGGGCAGGAGCGCCCGCGCCGCTTCGGTGGACAGTTCGAAGTCGGGAACAGCCACGATGGGGATCACCGCTCCGGCCACCTCGGCGCGGGTGCTGCTGTACTGGTCACTGTCCTGCCATGACAGCGCCAATCCGCCGTAAATCGCCGGTGCGACGTTGTCCGGGTGGCCCTCCATCTCGCTGGTGAGCTGCAGGATCCAGTCGCGGCCGCGCCGGCTTTCCGCCGGAACCATGGCATTTGCGGCGGATACTGCCGCCACCACTGCCGACGCGGAGGAGCCCAGCCCCCGGCCGTGCGGATTCACGTTCTGGGCCGTGACCTTCAGGCCGCCGTGGCGGAATCCGAGCCGTTCGAAGGCTGCGTCCATTGCCCGGATCACCAGATGGCTGGCATCCCGCGGCAGGGTGTCCGCCCCTTCGCCACGCAGGTCGAAGACGAGTTCGTCCGTGTCCAGGCTCTCCACCGTCAGGGTGTCGTGCAGGGCCAGGGCCATGCCGAGGCTGTCATATCCCGGGCCCAGGTTGGCCGTGGTGGCCGGCACCCGGACTGTAACGCGCTGGCCGGGCTCAATGAGTTGCAGTCCGACGGCGGCCTGCGAGGTGGCGTTCAAGGCTATTTTTCTTCCAGTCCCAGTTCAGCAGCAACAGTGACAACATCGTTGGAGACCTTGACCGGCTGGACGTCGCTGCCGTCCTCAGTGCGAAGGGCCCACTGGGGATCCTTGAGCCCGTGCCCGGTGACCGTGATGACGATGGTCTTCCCCGAAGGAACCTCACCGGCAGCGTGCTTCTTGAGCAGACCGGCAACGCCAGCAGCGGAACCGGGCTCGACGAAGACGCCTTCCTTGGCGGACAGCCAGCGGTGCGCGGCCAGGATTTCGTCATCGGTCACGGCATCGATCAGGCCGCCGGACTCGTCGCGGGCGCCCACGGCGCCGTCCCAGGAGGCGGGGTTGCCGATCCGGATGGCGGTGGCGATGGTGTCCGGTTCGGTGATGGGGTGGCCGGCAACGAACGGCGCGGCACCAGCGGCCTGGAAGCCCCACATAGCAGGCGTCTTGGTGGACATTGCGGGAAGCGTGCCCGCGGTTTCGGACTCGAACGGCGCGGAGTACTCCTTGTAGCCCTTCCAGTACGCGGTGATGTTGCCGGCGTTGCCTACGGGGAGGACGTGGATGTCCGGGGCGTCGCCGAGGGCATCAACAACCTCGAAGGCTCCGGTCTTCTGGCCCTGGATGCGGGCGGGGTTGACGGAGTTGACCAGGAATACGGGGTAGGACTCCCCCAGCTTCCGGGCGATGTCCAGGCAGTTGTCGAAGTTGCCGTCCACCTGCAGCAGCGTGGCGCCGTGCGCAATGGCCTGGCTCAGCTTGCCCATGGAGATCTTTCCTTCGGGCACCAGGACGGCGCACTTCAGACCCGCTGCCGTTGCGTAGGCGGCAGCCGAGGC from Pseudarthrobacter chlorophenolicus A6 encodes:
- a CDS encoding L-threonylcarbamoyladenylate synthase, with amino-acid sequence MTTTYDCSTDGQRAEALEHAQRAISEKKCVVLPTDTVYGIAADAFSPQAVTMLLVSKGRSRTMPPPVLIPRINALDGLATDISAEARKLAEAFWPGGLTLIFHAQPSLDWDLGETKGTVALRMPADEIAQELLTLTGPLAVSSANRTGHAPAQTAAAAREQLADSVEVYLEGGFRPAEGADAVPSTIVDATGPRLRVVRNGAVSLDQLREHVPGVLGLGEIPMAEEDPAEPDTGAEPADAENPGNDAANGDSAGADATAPAREQQP
- the prmC gene encoding peptide chain release factor N(5)-glutamine methyltransferase; the protein is MSAGQSLADAVSAATAVLREAGVPSPRVDAELLADHLLQVGLGRLRALMLGDTPAPEGYDELVAERAGRVPLQHITGVAHFRYLELAVGPGVFIPRPETESVVQLVIDHVAGKDAPRIVDLGTGSGAIAGSIAHEVPGAEVHAVEFSPLAHAWAARNLEPLGVRLVLGDLRTALPELNGTFDVVISNPPYIPAEAIPNEPEVALHDPPEALYGGGADGMELPTAAAASAARLLRPGGYFVMEHAEVQAGWIAAMLGRQGAWTGISTHVDLNGKERATSAFLAGPGHTE
- the prfA gene encoding peptide chain release factor 1; translated protein: MFESVQGLLDEHDSIQAQLGDPAVYADQRLARKLGRRSAQLNGIVEAYHRWEGLRDDLSAAREMAAEDPEFAAEVPELEASLETAAAKLRRLLIPRDPDDARNVILEVKGGEGGDEAALFAGDLLRMYTRYAESRGWKTEIISATESDLGGYKDVQVAVKGSSNDPAEGVYARLKFEGGVHRVQRVPVTESQGRIHTSAAGVLVLPEVDEPEELEINQNDLKIDVYRSSGPGGQSVNTTDSAVRITHLPTGIVVAMQNEKSQLQNREAGMRVLRARILAHQQEQIDAANSEQRKSQIRTMDRSERIRTYNYPENRIADHRTGYKAYNLDQVMNGDLEPVIQSAIEMDEQARLDAIGD
- the rho gene encoding transcription termination factor Rho codes for the protein MTETTELSPAVELSSSVAESPAAPAKSSGLAGLKLAQLQALASQLGISGGSRMRKGDLVAAISAHRAGTPTTKAPARAEKASAPAAAPVVSAPAAAPEAAEAPAAEGTRARRGRSRRAGSDGVVVTPAAETAPAVDAAPVAETAAAPAAPAAEAAEAAPERRQPRTRNRRRGEAAAQEASAETPAEQPAGEPKAAEQGNTEQKAAEQRSESTETVDAGQRNDRRDRSRGGRDNRDADAGQRDNSRDAGQRDNSRDNRDNRDGDDTDGNSRRNRRNRRDRNDRNDRSGGQDRDNSSRNDRFRDRNDRRRGRNQGPDVDDVEVTEDDVLLPVAGILDVLENYAFIRTSGYLPGPNDVYVSLAQVKKYNLRKGDAVVGAIRAPRDGEDRNQQSTRQKFNALVRVTSVNGKTAEELKDRVEFAKLVPLYPSERLRLETDPKKIGPRVIDLVAPIGKGQRGLIVSPPKAGKTLILQSIANAITTNNPEVHLMMVLVDERPEEVTDMQRTVKGEVIASTFDRPADDHTTVAELSIERAKRLVEMGMDVVVLLDSMTRLGRAYNLAAPASGRILSGGVDSAALYPPKRFFGAARNIENGGSLTILATALVETGSKMDEVIFEEFKGTGNMELRLSRQLADKRIFPAVDVNASGTRREENLLSPEEVKIMWKLRRVLSGLETQQSLELLTNKIRETGSNVEFLMQVQKTTLGAKSDNDK
- the thrB gene encoding homoserine kinase, translating into MNATSQAAVGLQLIEPGQRVTVRVPATTANLGPGYDSLGMALALHDTLTVESLDTDELVFDLRGEGADTLPRDASHLVIRAMDAAFERLGFRHGGLKVTAQNVNPHGRGLGSSASAVVAAVSAANAMVPAESRRGRDWILQLTSEMEGHPDNVAPAIYGGLALSWQDSDQYSSTRAEVAGAVIPIVAVPDFELSTEAARALLPASVGHHAAAMNSGRAALLIHALTRDPGFLLAGTEDYLHQSYRASAMRPSAALITALRRAGHAAVVSGAGPTVLVLANGEPEAADILAFIDAFTGSNTPEVNWRVLKLAVDVEGAKVDVHRR
- the thrC gene encoding threonine synthase, whose product is MAHQWRGVIREYADRLPVTASTRVITLGEGGTPLVHAQKLSELTGSEVYLKVEGMNPTGSFKDRGMTMAMTAAVESGAKAVVCASTGNTSASAAAYATAAGLKCAVLVPEGKISMGKLSQAIAHGATLLQVDGNFDNCLDIARKLGESYPVFLVNSVNPARIQGQKTGAFEVVDALGDAPDIHVLPVGNAGNITAYWKGYKEYSAPFESETAGTLPAMSTKTPAMWGFQAAGAAPFVAGHPITEPDTIATAIRIGNPASWDGAVGARDESGGLIDAVTDDEILAAHRWLSAKEGVFVEPGSAAGVAGLLKKHAAGEVPSGKTIVITVTGHGLKDPQWALRTEDGSDVQPVKVSNDVVTVAAELGLEEK